DNA sequence from the Maribacter dokdonensis DSW-8 genome:
ACCTGCCAATCGTTGGTCAATACTTTTTGCCGTAACCAAGTTGCCGGCACTCTGTTTAATGGTATCATTAGGTAAAGATACCAGCAGTTGTATTACGGCGGTACGCATACTTTTGTTCTTCCGTTTCAACAGATCTTCGGCAATCTCCAAATCGGTATCGTATAAATGCATTTTACGGAAAATGTTGAGTCCCGTTGCCATAACACACTCATTTCTATTGTACACAGCCTTTCTTGCCAACGTCCTGCGCCATGAGTATTGATCATAGTTTAGCTTTACTTTTTTCTCATCTGTCTTATAATGGTGAAACGCATAACTATAATGTATTGGAAAAACTTTACGAATGTAAGTCTCCCTAAATTCCGACGGCAATTCATCTAAATCGTTTGCCATAAGCTCCAGCTGCTGTTCCGTTGCCTCATGCAATAAAAACTGATAGAAATATTGAGAATTAGGGGTAAAACTCCACCAAGAGAAAATCTTGCTTTCATAAGTTTTTCCCTTATCCTCAACTGTTTTTGCGACCTCGAATAATTTGGTAAACGTATCATTATCCAACTGCATTTCCGGTAAGTTTACCGCCATCCAATGATCTAGGGCATAATCTTTACCTAATTCTTGTATAAAATATGCAACCAAAGAATCATTGGTACGATCCGTTTTACTCATAAAGTAAAGCGCTAGAATTTTCTTGTTTCTATCGGCTGAAGAATACACGATATCCAAGGCTTTGGCATTGGCTTTATCAACATCCAAAATACCTATAGCCCATAATGCCACATACACCTCAATATTATCTTTGCTCTTCAAAAGCGTATCCACTTCCTTTAAGTTAAGAATTAAAGAGTGCGCCAGTTCCAAAATACGATTGATGACCGATTTCTTAGGCGCCTCCCAGTTTAACCCAAACCAGGTATTTACCGCCCTTACAACGCTGCTGAAACGGGTAATATCATTCTCTAACACTACATTTATCATGTATTTTAAAGACTGGAGACCTGCTTCATCCATAGATTCCAGAATGGACTGTCGCAAACCTTCTTGACGTTGAGCAGCCAATAATAGTTTACCCACCATGTCCCAGTGTTTTTCATCTTCCGACAGTAATAAAGCTTTGATAATATCTTGACTTACACCACCAATTTCATCTTCACCTTGTAAAATATCGTTCAACAGCTCATTGAACATATCACCACTATTTTGCAAAACAATAGCGAAAAAAACACTGTTGCCATGTGGATAATATGTACTGTATTGAAAATGTTCTTGCAAGCTTAATCCACAAAAACCTACACGGCTATTGTATAAAAATTGACTAAAAATAGTTAGCTTATTTTGTAAAATATCTTCACTTGGTTGTGATCTAAAGGCTTTGCGATCATAGCTTCTTTGGTAAGGCATGGTATTGATAAAATCCCACATGGCAGATAAATACGGTGCTTGTACCACGCCAAATAATTGTATACCCAAACGCATACCTTCTTCGGTCAACCAAGGGTTTATGGTCAAGGGATCATCAAACTCGCTAATGAAATCGTTACTATTGTAATATTCATACTTCTCCTTCTTTATACGTCCTAGAATTTGCCCAAGCCTTCTGTAAGGTTGAGAAAATGAACGAAACTCAAAACGATCTACCTCCGGTTTTTGGTGTTGGGCTATATATTTTTGCGCTTTTTCTGCTGGAATCATATGGTTCTATTCTTTATGCTTTATATTCTGCAATGAGGATATTATGGATTGTATCTACATATTAACTTATGCTGTACAATGTTATTTTACAGTCTCCAATTAATTATGGCAAGTTAGCCGGAAAGTAACTTTTCTTTCTACCGGAATTTGGGGATTTTTCAACCTACAGGATTTTTTTAATCTTCAATATCACTGAATGCAGTGACAAAAACACCAGTGCTTTTGGAAAGCTTTGTATATCTAAAAAATTACGTGTTGTTATGCCGAATACTAACAAAACACCCCTGTTCGATTTTTTTGAGATCGATGCTTCTTTTGAAGCTATAAAAAGCTGTACAAACTACCCTGAAGATTTTTTCTATGAAATTTTTGTGATAGCAAAAACAACTGCGAACAAAGAAATTAGAACGGAATGCACCAATATTATCAAAAAACAAGCACCTGAGTACTTTCAAACGGCATTTAAGAGCCGTAAAAAGATAAGTCAAAAAGGAGGTGTGAAATCGGTTGATTCCAGATTGGTTGCGATGTTGGAATACGGATTACTTTCTGATGAATTAAATCTTTTTAAACTACACTCGTTATTATTCCAAGAACCAGAATTAGGGCTCTTCAATTTCACCAAAAACTTTTTAGACCTTTTGGTAGAACACCCAAGTATACTGAGTAGATTCAACGGAATACAAAAGCTAGAAATATCACTAAAGAATGAGGGTAATGCATATACTACCATTTTAGAAACACTACCTCATCTCACCTCTTTAGAGGCACTAGAAATACAGGCAGATTTTGAGCAATTGCCTGATGAATTAGGCAACCTTACCAACTTAAAGAAAATAAAGCTTACCATGCCATTTTTAAAGGAAGTACCTGCTTCAATAGGTAAATTAAAATCACTGGAAGAATTCACCTTTAAAGGCGATTACTCTTTTGGAGGCGATGATTACAATACTTATTTAAAAGATTTCAATTGGCTTGCTGACCTTAAATTTTTAAAAGAATTAAAGTTACAAAATGTAGGAGTGGAAGATTTGTCTAAAGTTGTATTTCCACCCACATTGAACAAGATAGATTTGTATGGTTTAGACGAGCTAACGGCGCTGCCAAAGGAAATGAAAAACCTACCAAAACTTGAGAAATTCAAAGTAGCTTCTAACCGTTTGGAAACCTTACCTACAGGATTTGAAGCAATGCCAGAGTTGCAGCTGTTTGAACTTATAGCTCCCAAAATAACAACCATTTCTGCAAATTTCTTTTTTGGTTTTGAGTCCAGACCAAATTTGATCACAAAAATTGGTAACCGCAATGTAGACATTGCCCCAATGACCGAGAAATGTAGCCAAAAAGAACTGAATTTAGACACACCCAAACTGCTAACTTATGTGTTGGACTATGCGGAGTTTTTTCCAGAATTGACAACCATCTCAATTAATTGCGAAGCTCCGGAAAAAAAGCACAAGAATACCTTGGCAGCGTTTAAAAACCTAACCAGCATTACTTATAAACTAGTACCCAACTTAGATTGGATTTTTGATGGGATAAATGAATTGGAAACAATAGAAAGTGTCACCCTATACAAAAACACTTCTTATGCTACTCCTGTAGGCGAAGCACCTAATTCGGCAATAGTACCCAAGGCACTTTCTAAAATTGAAAAACTAAAGCAATTCACCGTTCAGTTCGAGAACCATTTGGAATTAAACACAGATGCACTGCCCAAACATACAGAGCAGCTGACCATAAAAGGTTTAAAAAGGATTATTCCTGGAAAAACAAAACGCTCGGCAACTCAGGTAAATATTGAACATACGCCTGTATCAGATTTAAAAGCATTTTATGATGTGATGGATGCTCAACAGATGGACTTAGGTAAAAACAACTCATATATAGCAGGCGAATCGGGATTCGCGTTTCTTAAAAATCCGCAGAACATTAAAAAATATGAGTATACCGGTCCCGCTAACAATATTGCAGAGCTTTTAAAAGCCTGTCCGAATTTAGAATATCTGTTTGTTGAGTTCCCGGAAGATAAACCAGAATTCTACGAGGGACTTTCTGGATATAAAAACTCAAAATTAAAATCTCTACAACTCAATAATTATAAGGGAGATAGTGCTTCTTTACAATCGGTATTGGAGCAAGCCCCAAATCTTGAACATCTAGAGCTAAGGGATTGCACGGGAATTCGTGATTTTCCACAGGTAAGTCTGAACAAGTTAAAAATACTTGAACTATATAGTTGTGATGTACAAACGATGTCAGGCTTAAATGTGCCCCAAATAAGAGCGTTTAAAATAAACTTTTGTGATGATTTTGGTTCAGAAGCCTTAGAAACGATTACGCAGTGGAAAACCCTAAAATACCTTTGGCTAGAACATATATCAAAAGAAATGAAAACCTACCCAACTGCAATTGCCAATCTCACTTTAGACACTCTTTTAATTAACGGCAAATACAGCAAAAGGAAAATACCACATTGGATCGGCACTATGAAATCGCTTCGTGTTTTAGGGGTAGAAAGTTTTACACAAAACACACTACCTAAAGAATTGGCAAAACTTACCCAATTGGAAGTATTGAGTATCACCGGTTGTGATTTTCAAGAGCGGTTATCAGAGGAATTTAGACAGCTACATTTAAAAAAACTCATTTATTGGACCTCTAAATTTTCAGGTAGTAATATGAAGTTTGAACTATACGAGCCTCTTGTTGGCAAAGGTATAACCTTAAGATATTTTGATGATGATGACAAAATAAAACCATTTAAACTTGGATAAAATGAACATCTAAAGAACAATGAACAATCTCATTTTTGAGATATAAAATCACGTAATAACATTAATGAAAATTAACCTTAAAAACTATCTTATGAAGAAATGATAAATTAGATTACGATGGACAAACAAGAATTATTAGGCAAAGAATTGAGTAACCTGTATGCAATTAACAAACAGGTAAGCCATTATTTTAAAAATAGTGACCTGAGCTTTTTAGACGAACATAGACAGCAAACCGTAAATAATTACATAAATGCCAATCTTAAGAATGAGGAATTGGTCACCAAAATCTTACGCTCATTAGAGGTAAACCCAGGCAATACCGTAGATTCAATAGTAAATGAAATTACCGAGAATTTACATGAGATAAGCCTAAAAAAAACCGACAATAAGGCATTGAACGGCTTGGGTTATATGATGTCTTTTAATAGACTATTAAGCTATCATAAAGCAAATGTGGTCAACATTGATTTTATTTTGAACGAGCTAGATTTAAGCTAAAGTAATAACAGCTTACACTGCAATATTACTCATCATTAAAATATCGTTCAAATTTTTTGAAATCAACGGTTTTGAAATAAAATCGCGAACTAAATCATATTTTTTTGCCCGCTTAATTTCATGGTCTCCATAATGTGAGCTTACTATGAAAATCTGAGGTTTGTTTACCAGCGGTAATTTTGAGAATTTATCCAAGAATCCCCATCCATCCATAATAGGCATATTAAGGTCCAATAAAATGATATCGGGCATTCGTTGACCTTTGTTTAATTGGGAAGTTAAATTGGTTAAAGCTTCATCACCATCCTCATATACAAGAATGT
Encoded proteins:
- a CDS encoding leucine-rich repeat domain-containing protein; translated protein: MPNTNKTPLFDFFEIDASFEAIKSCTNYPEDFFYEIFVIAKTTANKEIRTECTNIIKKQAPEYFQTAFKSRKKISQKGGVKSVDSRLVAMLEYGLLSDELNLFKLHSLLFQEPELGLFNFTKNFLDLLVEHPSILSRFNGIQKLEISLKNEGNAYTTILETLPHLTSLEALEIQADFEQLPDELGNLTNLKKIKLTMPFLKEVPASIGKLKSLEEFTFKGDYSFGGDDYNTYLKDFNWLADLKFLKELKLQNVGVEDLSKVVFPPTLNKIDLYGLDELTALPKEMKNLPKLEKFKVASNRLETLPTGFEAMPELQLFELIAPKITTISANFFFGFESRPNLITKIGNRNVDIAPMTEKCSQKELNLDTPKLLTYVLDYAEFFPELTTISINCEAPEKKHKNTLAAFKNLTSITYKLVPNLDWIFDGINELETIESVTLYKNTSYATPVGEAPNSAIVPKALSKIEKLKQFTVQFENHLELNTDALPKHTEQLTIKGLKRIIPGKTKRSATQVNIEHTPVSDLKAFYDVMDAQQMDLGKNNSYIAGESGFAFLKNPQNIKKYEYTGPANNIAELLKACPNLEYLFVEFPEDKPEFYEGLSGYKNSKLKSLQLNNYKGDSASLQSVLEQAPNLEHLELRDCTGIRDFPQVSLNKLKILELYSCDVQTMSGLNVPQIRAFKINFCDDFGSEALETITQWKTLKYLWLEHISKEMKTYPTAIANLTLDTLLINGKYSKRKIPHWIGTMKSLRVLGVESFTQNTLPKELAKLTQLEVLSITGCDFQERLSEEFRQLHLKKLIYWTSKFSGSNMKFELYEPLVGKGITLRYFDDDDKIKPFKLG
- a CDS encoding response regulator; this translates as MKIDTVCIIDDDPICVYGTKILLNHNNFVSADILVYEDGDEALTNLTSQLNKGQRMPDIILLDLNMPIMDGWGFLDKFSKLPLVNKPQIFIVSSHYGDHEIKRAKKYDLVRDFISKPLISKNLNDILMMSNIAV